A window of the Camelus ferus isolate YT-003-E chromosome 22, BCGSAC_Cfer_1.0, whole genome shotgun sequence genome harbors these coding sequences:
- the LOC116659120 gene encoding olfactory receptor 10H1-like has protein sequence MSHLTSGTASMQGANLSAVTEFILIGFSTFPHLQLMFFLLFLLMYLFTLLGNVLIMTTIWSERSLHTPMYLFLCALSISEVFYTFAVIPRMLADLLSTDRSISFTACASQMFFSFMFGFTHSFLLTVMGYDRYVAICHPLRYNVLMSPRGCACLVAWSWVGGSVMGLVVTSAIFQLTFCGSNVIHHFVCHVLPLLKLACGDNVSTVAMGVVLVCITALLGCCLLILLSYAFIVATILRIPSAEGRHKAFSTCASHLTVVVVHYSFASVIYLKPKIPQSLEGDTLMGITYTVLTPFLSPIIFSLRNKELKNAMKKTFLSMLYPEKM, from the coding sequence ATGTCACACCTCACTTCAGGCACAGCCTCCATGCAGGGAGCCAACCTCTCAGCAGTGACTGAATTCATCCTCATCGGCTTCTCCACCTTCCCCCACCTTCAGCTGATGTtcttcctgctcttcctgctcATGTACCTGTTCACGCTGCTGGGGAACGTGCTCATCATGACCACCATCTGGAGCGAGCGCagcctccacacccccatgtacctCTTCCTCTGCGCCCTCTCCATCTCTGAGGTCTTCTACACTTTTGCTGTCATCCCACGCATGCTGGCTGACCTGCTCTCCACTGATCGCTCCATCTCCTTCACCGCCTGTGCCAGCCAGATGTTCTTCTCCTTCATGTTTGGCTTCACCCACTCCTTCCTGCTCACCGTCATGGgctatgaccgctatgtggccatctgccaCCCCCTGCGCTACAACGTGCTCATGAGTCCCCGTGGCTGTGCCTGTCTGGTGGCCTGGTCCTGGGTTGGAGGCTCAGTTATGGGGCTGGTGGTGACATCAGCCATTTTCCAGCTCACCTTCTGTGGCTCTAATGTGATCCATCATTTTGTCTGCCACGTGCTACCTCTCCTGAAGTTGGCCTGTGGGGACAATGTCTCCACAGTGGCCATGGGCGTGGTCCTAGTGTGTATTACGGCCCTGCTGGGCTGCtgtctcctcatcctcctctcttACGCCTTCATTGTGGCCACCATCTTGAGGATCCCCTCTGCTGAGGGCCGGCAcaaggccttctccacctgtgcGTCCCACCTCACCGTGGTGGTCGTGCACTATAGCTTCGCCTCCGTCATCTACCTCAAGCCCAAGATTCCCCAGTCTCTGGAAGGAGACACGCTGATGGGCATCACCTACACGGTCCTCACTCCCTTCCTCAGCCCCATCATCTTCAGTCTCAGGAACAAGGAGCTGAAGAATGCCATGAAGAAGACCTTCCTCAGCATGCTTTACCCAGAAAAAATGTGA